A single window of Nocardia sp. NBC_01327 DNA harbors:
- a CDS encoding hydroxypyruvate isomerase family protein: MKFTTGGAPRKYDVNCSILFTDLPLLERPAAAKAAGFDGVEFWWPFGENATPADSEIDAFVAAIDVAGVQLVGLNFIDLIPAGRGLVSVPGQETRFRDNIDIAVGIAERTGCKALNALYGNRIAGEDPAKQDELALENLRLAAAAAQRIDAVVLLEALNAYESQDYPIVSAGHAIKIIEQVGEPNVRFLCDLYHLARMGENLPAVIDTWAGYLGHVQIADTPGRGRPGSGALDLEALLGDLDKAGYDGWIGLEYKDPELNWEWIK, translated from the coding sequence ATGAAGTTCACCACCGGGGGCGCGCCCCGGAAGTACGACGTCAATTGCTCGATTCTCTTCACGGATCTGCCGCTGCTCGAGCGCCCGGCCGCGGCCAAGGCGGCCGGATTCGACGGTGTGGAATTCTGGTGGCCCTTCGGTGAGAACGCCACCCCCGCCGATAGTGAGATCGACGCCTTCGTCGCCGCCATCGACGTGGCCGGGGTGCAATTGGTCGGACTGAACTTCATCGACCTCATTCCCGCTGGGCGCGGGCTGGTTTCGGTGCCGGGGCAGGAGACCCGGTTCCGGGACAATATCGATATCGCCGTCGGCATTGCCGAGCGCACCGGCTGCAAGGCCCTGAATGCGCTGTACGGCAACAGGATCGCCGGAGAAGACCCCGCCAAGCAGGACGAGCTCGCCCTGGAGAACCTGCGGCTGGCGGCCGCGGCGGCGCAGCGCATCGACGCGGTCGTCCTGCTCGAGGCGCTGAATGCGTATGAGTCGCAGGACTATCCGATCGTCTCGGCCGGGCATGCGATCAAGATCATCGAGCAGGTCGGCGAGCCGAATGTGCGCTTCCTCTGCGACCTGTACCACCTGGCGCGCATGGGCGAGAACCTGCCCGCCGTCATCGACACCTGGGCCGGCTACCTCGGCCACGTGCAGATCGCCGATACACCGGGGCGCGGCCGCCCGGGTTCCGGCGCGCTCGACCTCGAGGCCCTGCTGGGTGATCTCGACAAGGCGGGCTACGACGGCTGGATCGGCCTGGAATACAAGGACCCTGAACTGAACTGGGAGTGGATCAAATGA
- a CDS encoding NAD(P)-dependent oxidoreductase, producing MSKIGFVGLGIMGGPMAGHLVKAGHDVTGFDLSPAGLEKLKAAGGATAGSAAEAVRDKDIVITMLPQDEHVEAVFADILEHAAPGTLYIDFSSITPKTSIWTATEGAKKQLRVLDAPVSGGEPGAINAALSIMVGGTEADFDTALPIFETVGKTIALVGPNGAGQVVKAANQLVVGGTYALVAEAILLMEGLGADAAAGLDVLAGGLAGSKILELKRKSMLERSFQPGFRIDLHHKDMGIILQAARQAEISIPMGALTAQLIAAARAMGHGSLDHSALLLVAEALAGKGQA from the coding sequence ATGAGCAAGATCGGTTTCGTCGGCCTCGGGATCATGGGCGGCCCCATGGCGGGTCACCTGGTCAAAGCCGGTCATGACGTCACGGGTTTCGACCTCTCTCCGGCGGGCCTGGAGAAGCTGAAGGCCGCCGGCGGCGCCACCGCGGGCAGTGCGGCGGAGGCGGTGCGCGACAAGGACATCGTGATCACCATGCTGCCGCAGGACGAGCATGTGGAAGCGGTCTTCGCCGATATCCTCGAGCACGCCGCTCCCGGCACGCTGTACATCGACTTCTCCTCCATTACGCCCAAGACGTCGATCTGGACGGCCACCGAGGGCGCGAAGAAGCAGCTGCGCGTGCTCGACGCACCGGTCAGCGGCGGCGAACCCGGCGCGATCAATGCCGCGCTGTCCATCATGGTCGGCGGTACGGAGGCCGACTTCGACACGGCCCTGCCGATTTTCGAGACGGTCGGCAAGACCATCGCCCTGGTGGGCCCGAACGGCGCCGGTCAGGTGGTGAAGGCCGCCAACCAGCTGGTGGTGGGCGGCACCTACGCGTTGGTGGCCGAGGCGATCCTGCTCATGGAGGGCCTGGGCGCGGACGCCGCCGCCGGACTCGATGTGCTCGCCGGTGGTCTGGCGGGCAGCAAGATTCTGGAGCTCAAGCGAAAGTCCATGCTGGAGCGCAGCTTCCAGCCCGGATTCCGAATCGATCTGCACCACAAGGATATGGGCATCATCCTGCAGGCCGCCCGGCAGGCCGAGATCTCGATCCCCATGGGCGCGTTGACCGCTCAGCTGATCGCCGCCGCTCGCGCCATGGGCCACGGCTCGCTCGATCATTCCGCACTGCTGCTGGTCGCCGAGGCGCTGGCCGGGAAGGGACAGGCGTGA
- the gcl gene encoding glyoxylate carboligase, producing the protein MTRMRAVDAAVLILEKEGATQAFGLPGAAINPFYSAMRAHGGIRHILARHVEAASHMAEGFTRAAPGNIGICIGTSGPAGTDMITGLYAASADSIPILCITGQAPVAKLHKEDFQAVDIASIAAPVSKWAVTVLEPAQVPGTFQKAFQLMRSGRPGPVLIDLPIDVQLAEIEFDIETYSPLDVHRPAATRAQAEKAITMLCAAERPLIVAGGGVVNADAADLLVEFAELTGIPVVPTLMGWGTIPDDHRLHAGMVGLQTSHRYGNATLLESDFVLGIGNRWANRHTGGVETYTRDRTFVHVDIEPTQIGRVFAADFGIVSDAGAALAVFLEVAHEMALDGRLPDRSEWAAQTQARKRTLLRKTHFDAVPIKPQRVYEEMNRAFGPDVRYVTTIGLSQIQAAQMLHVYKPRHWINAGQAGPLGWTLPAALGVATALPDATVVALSGDYDFQFLIEELAVGAQFKIPYVHVVVNNSYLGLIRQAQRAFDMDYYVQLSFENINSPEVNGYGVDHLKVAEGLGCKAIRVTEPDRIGSALEEAKRLMAEHQVPVLVEVILERVTNVSMGLEIDSVTEFEELAGSAADAPTSIAALAELETAGSAG; encoded by the coding sequence ATGACACGCATGCGGGCTGTGGACGCGGCCGTACTCATTCTCGAAAAGGAGGGTGCGACACAGGCATTCGGCTTGCCCGGCGCCGCGATCAACCCCTTCTACAGCGCCATGCGGGCGCACGGCGGCATCCGGCACATTCTGGCCCGGCACGTCGAGGCGGCCTCGCATATGGCCGAGGGCTTCACCCGCGCCGCGCCCGGCAATATCGGCATCTGCATCGGCACCTCCGGTCCCGCGGGCACCGATATGATCACCGGGTTGTACGCGGCGAGTGCGGATTCCATTCCGATCCTGTGCATCACCGGGCAGGCGCCGGTGGCCAAGCTGCACAAGGAAGACTTCCAGGCCGTCGATATCGCCTCCATCGCCGCCCCGGTGAGCAAGTGGGCGGTCACCGTGCTGGAACCCGCGCAGGTGCCGGGCACCTTCCAGAAGGCGTTCCAGCTCATGCGTTCCGGACGTCCCGGTCCGGTCCTGATCGACCTGCCGATCGATGTGCAGCTGGCCGAGATCGAATTCGATATCGAGACCTACTCACCTCTCGACGTGCACCGGCCGGCCGCGACGCGGGCACAGGCGGAGAAGGCCATCACCATGCTCTGCGCGGCCGAGCGGCCGCTGATCGTGGCCGGTGGCGGCGTGGTGAATGCCGATGCGGCGGATCTGCTCGTCGAATTCGCCGAACTGACAGGCATTCCCGTGGTGCCGACCCTGATGGGCTGGGGCACGATTCCGGACGATCACCGGCTGCACGCGGGCATGGTCGGGCTGCAGACCTCGCACCGGTACGGCAATGCCACGCTGCTGGAGTCGGACTTCGTGCTCGGCATCGGCAACCGGTGGGCCAACCGGCACACCGGTGGCGTCGAAACCTACACGCGGGACCGCACTTTCGTGCACGTCGATATCGAGCCGACGCAGATCGGCCGGGTGTTCGCGGCCGACTTCGGCATCGTGTCCGACGCCGGTGCGGCGCTGGCGGTCTTCCTCGAGGTCGCGCATGAAATGGCTCTCGACGGGCGGCTGCCCGACCGCAGCGAGTGGGCGGCGCAGACTCAGGCGCGCAAGCGAACCCTGCTGCGCAAGACGCACTTCGACGCGGTGCCGATCAAGCCGCAGCGGGTGTACGAGGAGATGAACCGGGCCTTCGGCCCGGATGTCCGCTACGTCACCACCATCGGGCTGTCGCAGATCCAGGCGGCGCAGATGTTGCACGTGTACAAGCCGCGGCACTGGATCAATGCCGGACAGGCCGGGCCGCTGGGCTGGACGCTGCCCGCCGCGCTCGGTGTGGCGACGGCGCTGCCGGACGCGACGGTGGTCGCGCTCTCGGGTGACTACGACTTCCAGTTCCTCATCGAGGAATTGGCCGTCGGCGCACAGTTCAAGATCCCGTATGTCCATGTGGTGGTGAACAATTCGTACCTTGGACTGATCCGCCAGGCGCAGCGCGCGTTCGATATGGACTACTACGTCCAGCTGTCCTTCGAGAACATCAACAGTCCCGAGGTCAACGGCTACGGTGTCGACCACCTGAAGGTGGCGGAGGGACTGGGCTGCAAGGCTATTCGTGTCACCGAACCCGATCGCATCGGCTCGGCGCTCGAAGAGGCCAAACGGCTCATGGCCGAACATCAGGTGCCGGTGCTCGTGGAGGTCATTCTCGAGCGGGTCACCAATGTGTCCATGGGACTCGAGATCGACAGCGTCACCGAATTCGAGGAGCTCGCCGGATCCGCCGCCGACGCTCCCACGTCGATCGCCGCACTGGCGGAACTCGAAACCGCCGGGAGCGCGGGGTGA
- a CDS encoding glycerate kinase, protein MIHAPGGSGRGWREGHVIVAPDKFKGSLTAGQVAAHIATGLRRERPDLPVVTIPVADGGDGTVEAMVASGFSGLQTAVTGPVGNRVVAAFAMRGDTAVIELAEASGLRRLPDRPTPLTARTASSFGTGELIRTAVSRGARRIVLGLGGSACTDGGAGMLTALGARLLDDDGEQLPPGGVALQRLARIDTSGLMRVQITVASDVDNPLLGPRGAAQVYGGQKGAGSDDIEALERGLTRFAEIAARDHFVDKAERPGAGAAGGVGFAALAFLGARTEPGIEIILRHLEFGDRLAGARLVITGEGCLDRQTLHGKAPIGVARAAVAAGVPVLAVSGQRLLTRDVLRRFGFQDAFALTDIEPDPQLCMANADALLEQLAAQIAATRLGELLARTTN, encoded by the coding sequence GTGATTCACGCGCCGGGCGGTTCGGGGCGCGGATGGCGGGAGGGGCATGTGATCGTGGCCCCGGACAAATTCAAAGGGTCGCTGACCGCCGGGCAGGTCGCCGCGCACATCGCGACCGGCCTGCGGCGGGAACGGCCCGATCTGCCCGTGGTGACCATTCCGGTCGCCGACGGCGGTGACGGCACCGTCGAGGCGATGGTGGCGTCCGGATTCTCCGGACTCCAGACGGCCGTCACGGGGCCGGTCGGGAATCGAGTGGTCGCAGCGTTTGCCATGAGGGGCGATACGGCCGTCATCGAACTCGCGGAAGCCTCCGGGCTGCGGCGACTGCCCGACCGGCCCACCCCCCTCACGGCCCGCACCGCCAGCAGCTTCGGCACCGGCGAACTCATTCGGACCGCGGTATCGCGCGGTGCGCGCCGAATTGTGCTGGGGCTCGGCGGTAGTGCCTGCACCGACGGCGGCGCGGGCATGCTCACCGCGCTCGGGGCCCGGCTGCTCGACGATGACGGGGAGCAGTTGCCGCCCGGCGGCGTGGCACTGCAGCGACTGGCGCGCATCGACACCAGCGGTTTGATGCGGGTGCAGATCACCGTCGCCTCCGATGTCGACAATCCGCTGCTGGGACCTCGTGGCGCCGCGCAGGTCTACGGCGGGCAGAAGGGTGCGGGCTCGGACGATATCGAGGCATTGGAACGCGGACTCACACGGTTCGCGGAGATCGCCGCGCGTGACCACTTCGTCGACAAGGCGGAGCGGCCCGGCGCCGGTGCGGCGGGCGGCGTCGGTTTCGCCGCGCTCGCCTTCCTCGGCGCGCGCACCGAGCCGGGGATCGAAATCATCCTGCGGCACCTGGAATTCGGCGACCGGCTCGCCGGGGCGCGACTGGTGATCACCGGGGAAGGCTGTCTGGATCGGCAGACCCTGCACGGCAAGGCGCCGATCGGGGTGGCGCGCGCCGCCGTCGCGGCCGGGGTGCCGGTGCTTGCGGTCTCGGGGCAGCGGCTGCTCACCCGGGATGTGCTGCGCCGCTTCGGATTCCAGGACGCCTTCGCACTCACCGATATCGAACCCGATCCCCAGCTGTGCATGGCGAACGCCGATGCGCTGCTGGAACAGCTCGCCGCGCAGATCGCCGCTACCCGCCTGGGCGAGCTGCTGGCCCGCACCACCAACTAG
- the alc gene encoding allantoicase, producing the protein MSDFTSLPDLALRTYRASVIAASDESFEERENLIQPWEPRFSAETFGTKGQEYDGWETRRHRGPGHDWAIVRLGMPGIVRGVVIDTAWFKGNYPPHASVEACRVSGYPAVAELDSAEWVEILPRTALGGDARHELPVEDERIFTHVRLNMYPDGGIARFRVHGEVVPDPALLTGLTVDLAALESGARTLDCSNMFYSAPDNMLAPGLARNQSEGWETARRRDDGNDWAVIALAAQGIPELIELDTTNLVFNSPGEIRLLGIDLADGEPLPADPSAWFEVLPRVTIQPDTPHRIRVAADARQPLTHVRLDIYPDGGLGRLRIHGSLTAAGSRLLETRWDAS; encoded by the coding sequence ATGTCGGACTTTACGAGCCTGCCGGATCTGGCGCTGCGCACCTACCGCGCCAGCGTGATCGCCGCGAGCGACGAATCCTTCGAAGAGCGCGAGAATCTCATCCAACCGTGGGAGCCGCGATTCTCCGCCGAGACCTTCGGCACCAAGGGGCAGGAATACGACGGCTGGGAGACCCGCCGCCACCGCGGCCCCGGCCACGATTGGGCCATTGTGCGGCTGGGCATGCCCGGCATCGTGCGCGGCGTGGTCATCGACACCGCCTGGTTCAAGGGCAACTACCCGCCGCACGCCTCCGTCGAGGCCTGCCGGGTCTCCGGCTATCCCGCTGTGGCGGAACTGGATTCGGCGGAGTGGGTGGAAATCCTGCCGCGCACCGCGCTGGGCGGGGATGCTCGCCACGAACTGCCGGTCGAGGACGAGCGGATCTTCACCCACGTCCGGCTGAACATGTACCCGGACGGCGGCATCGCCCGCTTCCGCGTGCACGGCGAGGTCGTGCCGGATCCGGCCCTGCTCACCGGGCTCACCGTGGATCTGGCCGCACTGGAGAGCGGTGCGCGCACCCTGGACTGCTCGAATATGTTCTATTCCGCGCCGGACAATATGCTCGCTCCCGGCCTGGCGCGCAATCAGTCCGAGGGCTGGGAAACCGCGCGCCGCCGCGACGACGGCAACGACTGGGCCGTGATCGCCCTTGCGGCCCAGGGTATTCCGGAGCTGATCGAACTCGACACCACAAACCTGGTCTTCAACTCCCCGGGCGAAATCCGCCTGCTGGGCATCGATCTCGCCGACGGCGAACCCCTGCCCGCGGACCCCTCCGCCTGGTTCGAAGTGCTGCCCCGGGTGACGATTCAACCCGACACCCCGCACCGTATTCGCGTCGCGGCCGACGCACGGCAGCCCCTCACCCACGTCCGGCTCGATATCTACCCGGACGGCGGCCTCGGCCGACTGCGGATCCACGGATCACTCACCGCAGCGGGCTCGCGCCTGCTGGAAACTCGTTGGGACGCTTCCTGA
- a CDS encoding lycopene cyclase family protein has protein sequence MTSDLLVCGVGPAGRALAYRALRQGQSVTVVDPQPERRWTATYAAWADELPEWVTADVLAAVVDRPLAWTTRRVELPRRYVVFDTARLQDSLDLTGARILTDRVADIVAPTRSGPHAHDWPSVRLASGSVLPAGRVIDARGVPRSPTLAEQTAFGVVVNRAQWAEPETLFMDWRNDNGADPSEPPSFLYAVPLGDDAVLFEETCLAGRPALDSTVLRDRLMHRLRSRGITLTGDERIERVRFPVHGGKPGRTTFGAAGGLLHPASGYGVSTALRTADTVAAGDSIWPPSARAVHALRLAGLRALLALPPQDLPIFFATFFTLPAARQRAYLSGREDLPGTAAAMSALFAALPWRLRRTLALSVAGIGNH, from the coding sequence ATGACCTCCGATCTACTTGTCTGCGGCGTGGGCCCGGCGGGGCGAGCCCTCGCATATCGGGCATTGCGGCAGGGCCAGTCGGTGACCGTGGTCGATCCGCAGCCCGAGCGGCGGTGGACCGCCACCTATGCGGCGTGGGCGGATGAGCTCCCGGAGTGGGTTACCGCGGATGTGCTGGCGGCTGTCGTCGATCGCCCGCTCGCCTGGACCACCCGGCGTGTGGAGTTGCCGCGACGCTACGTCGTGTTCGATACCGCGCGACTGCAGGATTCACTCGATCTCACCGGAGCCCGCATCCTCACCGATCGGGTGGCCGATATCGTCGCGCCGACACGATCGGGTCCGCACGCGCACGATTGGCCGTCGGTGCGGCTGGCCTCGGGATCGGTGCTGCCCGCCGGCCGGGTGATCGATGCGCGCGGGGTACCGCGCTCCCCCACGCTGGCCGAGCAGACCGCCTTCGGTGTGGTGGTGAACCGGGCACAGTGGGCTGAGCCGGAGACGCTGTTCATGGATTGGCGCAACGACAATGGCGCGGACCCGAGCGAGCCGCCCTCTTTCCTCTACGCGGTACCCCTCGGCGATGACGCCGTACTGTTCGAGGAGACCTGCCTCGCCGGACGTCCAGCCCTCGACAGCACCGTGCTGCGCGACCGTCTGATGCACCGATTGCGTTCTCGCGGAATCACTCTCACCGGCGACGAGCGCATCGAACGCGTCCGCTTCCCCGTCCACGGCGGCAAGCCCGGACGCACCACCTTCGGCGCGGCAGGCGGACTACTGCACCCCGCCTCCGGCTACGGCGTCTCGACCGCCCTGCGCACCGCCGACACCGTCGCCGCCGGCGACTCGATCTGGCCGCCCTCGGCCCGCGCCGTCCACGCGCTTCGCCTTGCCGGATTGCGCGCGCTACTGGCACTCCCCCCGCAGGACCTACCCATCTTCTTCGCCACCTTCTTCACCCTCCCCGCCGCACGGCAGCGCGCCTACCTCTCCGGCCGCGAGGATCTCCCCGGCACCGCCGCCGCCATGTCCGCGCTCTTCGCGGCACTGCCCTGGCGACTACGCCGTACCCTCGCGCTCTCCGTGGCGGGAATCGGCAACCACTGA